A window from Mangifera indica cultivar Alphonso chromosome 2, CATAS_Mindica_2.1, whole genome shotgun sequence encodes these proteins:
- the LOC123207981 gene encoding beta-1,6-galactosyltransferase GALT29A-like: MKRSFRPLFSILLLAVVAVTLSFQIVHHAGGSFFSSFDLGNKIFVQQQPEPRPLFNPILLKYAAIDLAEEGLKKEIEQLLEANFASQRGHRTVDTWHRFHRDIRTRSSSGLSVTVRSPLFSRYWLDFRRNLNEWARKKKFQADIMNELIRLVKHPIDRQNGLMGSDNKYQSCAVVGNSGILLKSNYGAVIDSHEIVIRLNNARIEKFEQMVGSKTNVSFINSNILHLCARRETCFCHPYGVNVPLVMYICQPVHFLDYIICNASHNASLLITDPRFDMLCSRIVKYYSLKRFVEELEKPLEEWASAHDGFMFHYSSGMQAVMLALGVCDKVSIFGFGKSASAKHHYHTNQKAELGLHDYEAEYAFYHDLVENQQAIPFISDKFKIPPVALIFLFGKKLDPHVAVICIFQVIYQYYMFRYVDW, encoded by the exons ATGAAAAGGTCGTTTCGTCCTCTCTTCAGCATTCTACTGCTTGCAGTCGTGGCTGTTACTTTAAGCTTTCAAATCGTTCACCATGCCGGCGGCAGCTTCTTCAGCTCGTTTGATCTTGGAAATAAGATTTTTGTGCAACAACAACCCGAACCTCGCCCATTATTCAACCCTATTTTACTCAAGTATGCCGCTATTGATTTAGCTGAGGAGGGCTTGAAGAAGGAGATTGAGCAACTCTTGGAGGCGAACTTTGCGAGCCAACGAGGGCACCGTACCGTCGACACGTGGCACAGATTTCATCGTGATATCAGAACCAGGTCTTCTTCAGGACTCTCGGTAACGGTCCGGTCCCCGTTATTTTCTCGTTATTGGCTAGATTTTAGAAGGAACTTAAATGAATGGGCtaggaagaaaaaatttcaagcTGATATAATGAATGAATTGATTAGATTAGTAAAGCATCCTATTGATAGGCAGAATGGATTAATGGGTTCGGATAATAAATATCAGTCTTGTGCTGTTGTGGGGAATAGtggaattttgttgaaaagTAATTATGGAGCTGTGATTGATAGTCATGAGATTGTAATAAGATTGAACAACGCCAGGATTGAGAAGTTTGAACAGATGGTGGGTTCGAAAACTAATGTATCttttataaatagtaatattttgCATCTTTGTGCTAGGAGGGAAACGTGTTTCTGCCACCCTTATGGAGTGAATGTTCCATTGGTTATGTACATTTGTCAGCCTGTGCATTTCTTGGATTATATCATATGTAATGCATCTCATAATGCCTCTTTGCTTATCACAGACCCGAGATTTGATATGTTGTGTTCTAGAATTGTGAAGTACTACTCGTTGAAACGGTTTGTGGAGGAGTTAGAGAAGCCATTGGAGGAATGGGCATCTGCTCATGATGGTTTTATGTTCCATTACTCTTCTGGTATGCAAGCTGTGATGCTTGCTTTGGGAGTTTGTGACAAAGTTAGTATATTTGGCTTTGGGAAATCTGCTTCAGCTAAGCATCATTACCATACAAATCAAAAGGCTGAGCTTGGGTTGCATGATTATGAGGCAGAATATGCATTTTATCATGATCTAGTGGAAAATCAACAGGCAATACCATTCATTTCAGACAAGTTTAAGATACCTCCTGTG GCTCTCATCTTTCTCTTTGGGAAGAAATTGGATCCACATGTAGCAGTGATATGTATTTTTCAAGTCATTTATCAGTACTATATGTTCAGATATGTAGACTGGTGA